The following is a genomic window from Nitrospira sp..
AAGCTCTGGGGGTTATTGCGGTCGCTGTTCTTCTCTTGAATGGGTGCGACCGGGGACGAGAGGGCAATCGGCAAGACGGCGCGGCGGCGACACTCCACTATTTTACGTGGTCCGACTATGTCAGTCCTGAATTGATCCATGAATTTGAGCAGGCGCATGGCGCGCGCGTTGTTGTCGATACGTTTAGCAGCAATGAAGAGTTGCTGGCCAAGCTCCAAGGCGGGGCCACGGGATACGACGTCACGGTTCCGTCTGATTTCATGGTGTCGATCATGGTGGCGCAGGGGATGCTGGCGGAATTGGATCCTGCCGCATTGCCGAATCTCCGTACGCTTGAGCCGCATCTTCAGCGTCCGGCCTTCGATCCGGCGCATCGGTATGCCGTGCCGTATCTTTGGGGAACGGTGGGAATCGGGTACGACTCAGCAGTGGTGACAACGCCTCCAGACAGTTGGGATATTTTATGGGATCGGCGTTATCGCGGCAGAATCAGCATGTTGAACGACCAGCGAGAGGTCTTCGGAGCTGTGCTGCGTTCGATGGGGCACTCGATGAATACGACCGATCCTGGGATGATCGAAGCGGCCAAGCAGAAGCTGATTGCCCAAAAGCCACTGGTCAAGACCTACGCGAGCGACCATTACGACCAGCTTTTGGCGTCCGGGGATGTGGTGCTGGCGCATGGGTGGGGAGGGCCGGTCGCGCGGGCTATGCGGGATCGTCCATCGATTCGGTATGTGGTCCCCAAAGAAGGCGGGACGATTTGGGCCGATTGCCTCGTGGTCCTGAACTCGTCGCCCAATAAGGCATTGGCCATGCAATTCATCAACTTTCTGATCGATGCTCGCGTGGCGGCGCGGACGTCCGAGCGGTTGCTTTTTGCGGCGTCGAATCATGAGGCTCGCGCGTGGGTTGCAAAAGACGTTCTGGAGAACCCGGCGGTGTATCCGCCGGCCGATCTCATTCCCCGTATGGAATGGATGGGAGATGTCGGGCGGGCGATGCGCATCTACGACCGGGCTTGGACTGAGTTAAAAATGCAGTAATGTGAACGCGGGATCTCGTTGCAAGTGCTTAAGAACTCAGTATAAAATGATTGTCTGTGATCCTGTAACGATCCTCTTGCGGCAACTCACCGGGCATGTGTGAGCTGTGCGAATATACGAGTCGTGTGAATATGGTCGCTCTGTCATGATGGCACAGACCCTGGCAAGGGTCGGCAGGGCTATTTTTTGCGCCGTCTTGATTATCGGATGGGGCCATTCGGCCTTAGCAGCAACCGATCTTCAAGCAAAGACTTCTCCCGCGACAGCCCCCGCGACCGCGCTTCGATTGAGTCTCGATGATGCGGTGGCGCTTTTTCTGCGTCAAAATCTCGATCTGCTCATGGCCAAGTTCGGGATTGAATCGGCGAAAGGCCAGCAGATTACCGCGAAACTGTTTCCTAATCCGACCCTGTCTGTCGGCACGCTGAGCGCCTATACGCAGGGGAGGAATATCGGGAACAGCGGCCAGTTGTTTGGGCAGGTGCAGCAATTGTTTGAATTGGCCGGCAAGCGAGGGTACCGCATTGAAAGTGCCGCGTTCGGCACCCAGTCTGTTGAGGCCGCGTTCGAAGATGCGGTGCGACAACTCACCTTTACGGTCAAAGATGCGTATAACCGCACCCAACTGGCGCAGCGCCGGCTGGCTCTGGCCGAAGAGAATCGGGATCGTTTTTCACGCATCCTCGATGTGAATACGATCCGTTTTAAGAAAGGCTATATCGCCGAAGTCGATTTGATTCGGATCAGGCTGCAATTCATCGACTTCCAATCGCAAGTCATTCAGTCCATTCAGGAAGGCGACAGCGCTCGTGGAGATCTTCGGCAGTTACTCCGGGTGTCGCCGGAGACGAGCCTCGAACTGACCTCGGAGTTCGACTATAAGCGGGTCGATCCCGACATTAACCGGCTGAGAACCGTGGCGCTCGACACCCGGCCCGATGTCCGGGCCAAGCGGTCGCTCATGTCTCAGCGCGAGGCGGATCTGAAGCTGGCCAAAGC
Proteins encoded in this region:
- a CDS encoding ABC transporter, periplasmic spermidine putrescine-binding protein potD (TC3.A.1.11.1) (MaGe:77307841); protein product: MSVSQGFLKALGVIAVAVLLLNGCDRGREGNRQDGAAATLHYFTWSDYVSPELIHEFEQAHGARVVVDTFSSNEELLAKLQGGATGYDVTVPSDFMVSIMVAQGMLAELDPAALPNLRTLEPHLQRPAFDPAHRYAVPYLWGTVGIGYDSAVVTTPPDSWDILWDRRYRGRISMLNDQREVFGAVLRSMGHSMNTTDPGMIEAAKQKLIAQKPLVKTYASDHYDQLLASGDVVLAHGWGGPVARAMRDRPSIRYVVPKEGGTIWADCLVVLNSSPNKALAMQFINFLIDARVAARTSERLLFAASNHEARAWVAKDVLENPAVYPPADLIPRMEWMGDVGRAMRIYDRAWTELKMQ
- a CDS encoding Heavy metal RND efflux outer membrane protein, CzcC family (MaGe:77307842), coding for MMAQTLARVGRAIFCAVLIIGWGHSALAATDLQAKTSPATAPATALRLSLDDAVALFLRQNLDLLMAKFGIESAKGQQITAKLFPNPTLSVGTLSAYTQGRNIGNSGQLFGQVQQLFELAGKRGYRIESAAFGTQSVEAAFEDAVRQLTFTVKDAYNRTQLAQRRLALAEENRDRFSRILDVNTIRFKKGYIAEVDLIRIRLQFIDFQSQVIQSIQEGDSARGDLRQLLRVSPETSLELTSEFDYKRVDPDINRLRTVALDTRPDVRAKRSLMSQREADLKLAKAYRIPDLTVGGGYAVQGSKGPDNQGQVALNLGLPLPLFNRNQGGIMQAEVAVQAAEADLNKTLNQVENEVDVAHKNLLQSRRLVEAFLGGVLDDARSTFTIVERAYERGGATILDLLDAARTSRTIQQNYFEALFNYQRNVIQLESAVGQEISL